The genomic DNA GGGCAAGTTTCAACCAGGCTGAGATTCAGCAGAATCAGGTTTGTACCCATATCGCCATGGATACCCTCAATCGTCCCTGGTTATTGTTTGTCAGTGCCGATGTGCGCAATGGCACACTTGGCATCCTGGATCAAATTGCCTGGCAGGCGGTTTTCACCTTCCCTCTGGAAGTAAGTTCTCATTAGCCCTGATGATTTCCTTTCAGATACGCCATTTTCGTCCTCTGGATAGGACGGCAGTTTTTAAGCTTGCTGCCGATACAGCTTTCTTTGGTGATGCGCTCGAACATTACTTTGAGGACCGCGCCCTGTTTTGTGAGGCCTTTTGTGCTTATTACACCGATTACGAACCCCAACATGCCTGGGTGGCAGAACGCGAACATACCGTGGTGGGTTATTTGCTGGGCTGTGTTAATACCCAAACCATGAACCGTATTGTAGCTAGGAGAATCTTCCCTGCTCTTGTCGTTGGCCTGATGAGCGGAGAGTACCATTTAGGCAAGCAAAGTCTCCGCTACCTGTGGGGCTTGTTCGAAGCCATGCTAAAACGAGAGATGCTCCATCCCGATCTCGAGCGCTTTCCCGCTCATTTGCATCTTAACGTGCAAGCCGATCAACGGGGTGGGGGGATTGGTAAAGCGCTGTTGGAACACTATCTGGCTCAACTCCGCGCCGAGGGGGTAAAAGGTGTCCATTTGAAAACCACCTCTGAAAATGAGGTAGCCTGTTTCCTGTATGAAAAAGTCGGTTTTAACCTACTCGAAGCCCGCCGCACAGGATTATGGAAACCCTGGCTCGGGCGGGCAATTGAGAACCGCTGTTATGCAATAAGCCTTTAATAGGTTCCTGAATTCCTTATTCGCTCCCACTTGTGCCAAGAACCATACTGGCATTGGAGGGCTTGCAGGTTGAAGGCTTTTGCAAATGATGTAATGGGTGTTGTCCTGGTTCTCGCCTTCGCTACAGGCAAAGACGAAAAATACAAGCAAAGGTAAGGAGGACTGGCAACGCGCCCAGTACTTGTTAGACCAGATCAGGTCAAAATGCCCCCAAGTTTCGGCTTCAAGGGTTTTGCCAGGCGTCTCGTAAAGAGACTCCTGCTTGTTTTCCCCTCCGGCAAAGGCTTTGAGGACAACTTATACGAGTTCACGAAGGTTTCCTTGGAAAATGTAAAGTATAAAGATGGAGGCGGTTCTTGTATGATCATAAGTGGAATCTGCTGAGTGGCTACCAAATAGCAGGTTTTGAGAAAACGCCGTTGGCGTCAACCAGTGTGGGTGGAAACTGACTCGCAGCTACAACTCCTCGCCGAATTGGCTTTACAAAAGTCGCGTATTTTTGTAACTCCTTGCTTGGATGTCTGGGAAAGGGATTAAGCACAATGACAGGCAGATTCAGTTCTTGCCGTATGATTTTAATCGGTTCAACCAAATCTGAATCGTTGGATACAACTACAGCAACTTGATAACGAGCCTGGTAACCATCATTAATGAGATGTGAGGCAAGATTAACATCCGAGCCTTTCTCTTCCGTTTTAATGACTTCTACAATTTTTGGTCCGTTTGGCAATGGATGAGCCAGCGGCATGCGAACGACGTGTTCCAGAAAGTGCCCATAAAAAATTTGCAGGTTCGGTATTGTGCGCAACGCCCGCAGATAGATCTGCTGACGCACGGGTTTATCTGGATCATCTGGGCGGGCTGAGACCAGGGCGGTGAAGTACTTGATTTGAATGATCTGATTATTAGGCAACAAGTATTTACACAGGCAAGAGATATCCAACCACTTATAGGGGGTATCTTTGACTGCACCATAGTAGAGATTGAAGACATCAACATACACGATCGTTTTCATATTTTTTCGACTCGTGGAAGGCTTTAAAAAAGCAGAGGCGGTTACTACCGCCTCGCACCCTGCTCCCGAAGCAGCAGGGGGGATACGATTATTATATAGCATATTTGCCTCATCGTGTCAAGCGGGTGAAAAGCCCTTAATCACCCACCAGCGTCCCAACCGGCTCGCCATAAATGGCTTTGCGTAAGACATCCTCCTGCCAGAGGTTCAGCACCAGAATCGGCAGGTGGTTGTCCATGCACAGGGAAATCGCTGTACTATCCATCACTTCCAGACGGCGGTTGATGGTCTCCATATAGGTCAATCGTTCGAAGCGTTTGGCATTCGGATTTTTAACCGGGTCAGAGTCGTATACGCCGTCCACTTTGGTTGCCTTGATCAATACATCGGCGCCAATTTCCATAGCGCGCAGAGCTGCGGCCGTATCGGTAGAGAAATACGGGTTGCCGGTGCCGCCGCCGAAGATGACCACGCGCCCCTTTTCGAGGTGGCGGATTGCCCGACGGCGAATGTAGGGTTCAGCCACGGCGCGCATTTCGATTGCCGACTGGACGCGAGTGATCATACCGCGCCGCTCCATGGCATCCATCAATGCCAGGGCATTCATGACCGTAGCTAACATGCCCATATAATCAGCGGTGGCGCGGTCCATACCCCGGTCTAAGCCGATGCGGCCACGCCACAAATTCCCTGCGCCGATCACAATCGCCACCGTAACCCCTTCATCACACACTTCTTTCACCCGTTCGGCGATTTCTTCAGCCTGGTAGGGATCGATCCCGAAGCCATCCGCTCCGGCCAGAGCTTCACCGCTTAGCTTCAACAAGATGCGATGATAAAGAATCTCTCTTGACATGTCTGCTCCTCATCATAAAAAGAGCCAACCCATCGGTTGGCTCTGCTGAATTAATCTTCTGTGCTTTCTCCCCGTTCCCAGCGCACGAAACGGCGGATGACGATATTTTCACCCATCGAAGCGATGTTTTGTAAAAGCAATTGTTCGATGGTGATGTTTTCGTCGCGAATATAAGGCTGGCGCAAGAGGCAAACTTCGTCCTTGAATTTCTCAATGCGTCCGGCGACGATTTTCTCCACCACCGCTTCTGGCTTACCTTCCTCAAGGGCGCGGGCACGGGCAATCTGGCGCTCGTGCTCGAGCTCTTGCTCAGGGATGTCGCTTTCACGAATATAGCGCGGCGCTGCAGCGGCGATTTGCAGGGCAATTTCGTGAGCAAAATTGCGGAAAGGTTCTGAACGAGCGACGAAATCCGTCTCGCAGTTTACCTCTACCATCACACCAACCCGACCGCCGCCGTGTGAATAGAGTTCCAGCACGCCTTCAGATGCCTGGCGATCAGCGCGCTTGGCTGCCGTGGCCAGACCTTTTTCACGCAGCAGATCAACCGCTTTCTTGAAGTCGCCACCTGCCTGTTCCAGGGCTTTGCGACATTCCAGAATGCCCACTCCGGTGGCTTCGCGTAACTCTTTGATTTGTTCTGTTGTGATTGCCATGTCTATTCCTCATCCTCGTCTAAATCTTCGAAATCTTCATCTTCACGGCTGGCTCGCGCCCGCAATCTTTCTTCCTCTTCATCGTCTTCTGTTCCCCAATCAATGTCGTAGACATCCTCATCAGGTTCGCCAAACACAGCCTCATCCAGAGGGGCTTTAATGCGCCCGCTGATCTTCGCCAGGGTTGCCTCACCCAGCAATTCTTCGTCCGAAAGCTCTTCCTCTTCAATCGTTGGCAGCGAAACCAGTCCTTCTTCCGGCAACTCCTTGCGCAGGGCTTTCCCTTCGATCGCTGCATCGGCGATCTTGGAGACAACCAGCTTGATGGCGCGGATGGCATCGTCGTTGGAGGGGATAACGTAATCCACATGGGTCGGATCGCAGTTGGTATCTACCATCGCGATGACCGGGATGTTGAGCAGGTTGGCTTCATGAATGGCGGTAGCTTCACGATGGACATCGACCACAAAGACCAGTTCCGGCAGACGCACCATCTGCCGCACACCTCCCAGCAGGATCTCTAATCTTTCAATCTTGCGATGGAGAACCAGTGCTTCTTTTTTGG from Anaerolineae bacterium includes the following:
- a CDS encoding Uridine monophosphate kinase gives rise to the protein MSREILYHRILLKLSGEALAGADGFGIDPYQAEEIAERVKEVCDEGVTVAIVIGAGNLWRGRIGLDRGMDRATADYMGMLATVMNALALMDAMERRGMITRVQSAIEMRAVAEPYIRRRAIRHLEKGRVVIFGGGTGNPYFSTDTAAALRAMEIGADVLIKATKVDGVYDSDPVKNPNAKRFERLTYMETINRRLEVMDSTAISLCMDNHLPILVLNLWQEDVLRKAIYGEPVGTLVGD
- a CDS encoding GCN5-related N-acetyltransferase, giving the protein MISFQIRHFRPLDRTAVFKLAADTAFFGDALEHYFEDRALFCEAFCAYYTDYEPQHAWVAEREHTVVGYLLGCVNTQTMNRIVARRIFPALVVGLMSGEYHLGKQSLRYLWGLFEAMLKREMLHPDLERFPAHLHLNVQADQRGGGIGKALLEHYLAQLRAEGVKGVHLKTTSENEVACFLYEKVGFNLLEARRTGLWKPWLGRAIENRCYAISL
- a CDS encoding Translation elongation factor Ts, with translation MAITTEQIKELREATGVGILECRKALEQAGGDFKKAVDLLREKGLATAAKRADRQASEGVLELYSHGGGRVGVMVEVNCETDFVARSEPFRNFAHEIALQIAAAAPRYIRESDIPEQELEHERQIARARALEEGKPEAVVEKIVAGRIEKFKDEVCLLRQPYIRDENITIEQLLLQNIASMGENIVIRRFVRWERGESTED
- a CDS encoding SSU ribosomal protein S2p (SAe) is translated as MSVVSMKALLESGVHFGHRTQKWHPAMKPYIFTERNGIHIIDLQKTSKAIQQAYNLVRDTVAEGGTVLFIGTKRQAQETVQAEAIRCGMPYVTVRWLGGMLTNWRTIRQRINELEKLERMRDKGEFGRLTKKEALVLHRKIERLEILLGGVRQMVRLPELVFVVDVHREATAIHEANLLNIPVIAMVDTNCDPTHVDYVIPSNDDAIRAIKLVVSKIADAAIEGKALRKELPEEGLVSLPTIEEEELSDEELLGEATLAKISGRIKAPLDEAVFGEPDEDVYDIDWGTEDDEEEERLRARASREDEDFEDLDEDEE